In one window of Nicotiana tabacum cultivar K326 chromosome 12, ASM71507v2, whole genome shotgun sequence DNA:
- the LOC107781279 gene encoding ATP-citrate synthase alpha chain protein 2 — MARKKIREYDSKRLLKEHFKRLAGYNLAIKSAQVTESTDLNELVEKEPWLSSTQLVVKPDMLFGKRGKSGLVALNLDLAEVASFVKERLGKEVEMGGCKGPITTFIVEPFVPHNEEFYLNIVSERLGCSVSFSECGGIDIEENWDKVKTIFLPTGTSFTSEICAPLVATLPLEIKGVIEEFLKVVYTLFQDLDFTFLELNPFTLVEGKPYPLDMRGELDDTAAFKNFKKWENIEFPLPFGRVMSATESFIHGLDEKTSASLKFTVLNPKGRIWTMVAGGGASVIYADTVGDLGYASELGNYAEYSGAPNEEEVLQYARVVIDCATADPDGRKRALVIGGGIANFTDVAATFSGIIRALKEKESKLKAARMHIYVRRGGPNYQKGLAKMRSLGEEIGIPIEVYGPEATMTGICKQAIECITAAA, encoded by the exons ATGGCCCGCAAGAAGATCAGAGAGTATGATTCCAAGAGATTGTTGAAAGAGCATTTCAAGAGGCTAGCTGGTTATAATTTGGCCATCAAATCTGCCCAG GTTACAGAATCAACTGATCTGAATGAGCTTGTAGAGAAAGAGCCATGGCTTTCCTCAACACAATTGGTGGTAAAGCCTGATATGTTATTTGGGAAGCGTGGAAAAAGCGGGCTAGTTGCCTTGAATCTTGATCTGGCTGAAGTTGCTTCTTTCGTGAAGGAACGCTTAGGCAAAGAG GTGGAGATGGGTGGATGCAAGGGGCCCATTACAACTTTCATTGTTGAGCCATTTGTACCCCACAATGAAGAGTTTTACCTTAACATTGTCTCAGAGAGACTTGGTTGTAGTGTTAGCTTTTCTGAATGTGGAGGAATAGATATCGAAGAGAACTGGGACAAG GTTAAGACAATCTTTTTGCCAACGGGGACATCCTTTACATCAGAGATTTGTGCACCACTTGTTGCTACTCTACCACTTGAG ATCAAAGGAGTAATTGAGGAGTTCCTCAAAGTGGTTTATACTTTGTTTCAAG ATCTGGACTTTACTTTCCTGGAGTTGAATCCTTTCACGTTGGTCGAAGGAAAGCCTTATCCACTGGATATGAGGGGAGAGCTTGATGACACTGCTGCTTTTAAGAATTTCAAGAA GTGGGAGAATATCGAATTTCCATTGCCATTTGGAAGAGTGATGAGTGCTACAGAAAGCTTTATTCATGGGCTAGATGAAAAG ACAAGTGCATCTTTGAAGTTCACAGTCTTGAACCCCAAGGGGCGAATTTGGACAATGGTTGCTGGTGGAGGTGCCAGTGTCATCTATGCAGACACT GTCGGTGATCTTGGATATGCTTCTGAGCTTGGGAACTACGCAGAATACAGCGGTGCTCCAAACGAAGAAGAGGTCTTGCAGTATGCCAGAGTTGTAATTGAT TGTGCAACTGCAGATCCTGATGGCCGTAAGAGAGCCCTTGTGATAGGTGGTGGAATAGCCAACTTCACTGATGTTGCTGCCACATTTAGTGGTATAATTCGAGCTTTGAAGGAGAAG GAATCAAAACTTAAAGCTGCAAGAATGCACATATATGTCAGGAGAGGAGGTCCAAACTACCAAAAGGGCCTTGCCAAAATGCGGTCTCTCGGGGAAGAAATTGGCATCCCAATTGAG GTATATGGACCTGAGGCAACCATGACTGGCATCTGCAAACAGGCTATTGAGTGCATCACTGCAGCTGCATAG